A single window of Synechococcus sp. CBW1004 DNA harbors:
- a CDS encoding acetate/propionate family kinase, with amino-acid sequence MASSGSSDGHGRPGQDSPDGAVLVVNAGSSSLKAALIDHDDAVLWREQWTWDPTTSAASAQSPDIVLGDSLAPLLMHSSRTPTLVGHRVVHGGSRFTAPTRLDAPVLDALEELVPLAPLHNPPALRVMRWLRARLPGLPQWACFDTAFHHTLPAQAYTYALPAAWRDLGLRRYGFHGLNHQHVSEVVHRLEGSGPEGPLRLISCHLGAGCSLCAIRGGVSIATTMGFTPMEGLVMASRCGSVDPGVLLDLLRRGVSAADLEQQLQSGSGLLGLSGLSGSMRDLRLAAADGHTGARLAIAVFMERLRQGIGAMAASLGGVDVIALSGGIGEHDLQLREELQQDLHWLGPFRLVVVPADEEGVIARACRAAERARHDQDGVSDLQTQAAGGSAENASTAAEASGLANQ; translated from the coding sequence ATGGCCTCGAGCGGCTCCAGCGACGGCCACGGTCGTCCCGGGCAGGACTCCCCTGACGGGGCAGTGCTTGTGGTCAATGCCGGCAGCTCCAGCCTCAAGGCCGCTCTGATCGACCACGACGATGCCGTGCTCTGGCGGGAACAGTGGACCTGGGACCCCACCACATCCGCCGCTTCCGCCCAGTCGCCGGACATCGTGCTGGGGGACTCTCTGGCGCCGCTTCTCATGCACAGCTCCCGGACTCCGACTCTGGTGGGGCATCGCGTCGTGCATGGAGGCAGCCGCTTCACGGCGCCCACCCGCCTCGATGCTCCGGTGCTCGACGCGCTGGAGGAGCTGGTGCCTCTGGCTCCGCTTCACAATCCCCCCGCCCTGCGGGTGATGCGCTGGTTGAGGGCGCGTCTGCCCGGGCTGCCCCAGTGGGCCTGCTTCGACACCGCCTTTCATCACACCCTGCCGGCGCAGGCCTACACCTATGCCCTGCCGGCGGCCTGGCGGGATCTGGGCTTGCGCAGATACGGCTTCCATGGCCTCAACCATCAGCACGTCAGTGAGGTGGTGCATCGGCTCGAGGGTTCCGGGCCCGAGGGGCCGTTGCGGCTGATCAGCTGTCACCTGGGTGCAGGCTGTTCCCTGTGTGCCATCCGTGGCGGCGTCAGCATCGCCACCACCATGGGTTTCACGCCGATGGAGGGTCTGGTGATGGCCAGTCGCTGCGGCAGCGTCGATCCCGGCGTGCTTCTGGATCTGTTGCGACGGGGTGTCAGCGCCGCGGATCTGGAGCAGCAGCTGCAGTCGGGCAGCGGCCTTCTGGGCCTGTCGGGGCTGAGCGGCAGCATGCGCGACCTGCGCCTCGCGGCGGCGGACGGCCATACCGGAGCACGGCTGGCGATCGCGGTCTTCATGGAGCGATTGCGGCAGGGCATCGGCGCCATGGCGGCAAGCCTCGGTGGCGTGGATGTGATCGCACTCAGCGGTGGCATCGGCGAACACGATCTGCAGCTTCGGGAGGAGCTCCAGCAGGATCTGCACTGGTTGGGCCCGTTCCGCCTGGTGGTGGTGCCCGCGGATGAGGAAGGCGTGATCGCCCGCGCCTGCCGGGCGGCCGAGAGGGCCCGCCACGATCAGGACGGCGTGAGTGACCTTCAGACGCAGGCAGCGGGCGGCAGTGCCGAAAACGCATCCACCGCAGCGGAGGCCAGCGGCCTGGCGAACCAGTAA
- a CDS encoding response regulator transcription factor yields the protein MDLTPFLDTLEGTSLDQILLSVAISGKVAIAMKGRFLLRAVCENFQDRSHIGCAVTDESSCLAYLAREPYELLICTDRLEEGNGFELSRKAREAQPHLKVVVLALGDVIPAEYAEAPWLDAVVAEADVVDDQRPLQAAVIAVMGNHSYRSPSLRTGILPYLSCPRLTPREYEVLDLLASGMSDREIARSLVVSEETARTYTKRLLQTLGVNNRLQAVLKGMRCGMIQI from the coding sequence ATGGATCTGACGCCCTTTCTGGACACGCTCGAGGGGACCAGTCTCGATCAGATCCTGTTGTCTGTGGCGATCAGCGGCAAGGTGGCCATCGCCATGAAGGGCCGGTTCCTGCTGCGTGCCGTCTGTGAGAACTTCCAGGACCGCAGCCATATCGGCTGTGCGGTCACGGATGAAAGCTCCTGTCTCGCCTATCTGGCGCGGGAACCTTATGAGCTGCTGATCTGCACCGATCGCCTGGAGGAGGGGAACGGGTTCGAGCTGAGCCGCAAGGCACGCGAAGCTCAGCCCCATCTGAAGGTCGTGGTGCTGGCTCTTGGCGATGTCATCCCGGCTGAATATGCCGAAGCGCCCTGGCTCGATGCCGTGGTGGCCGAGGCGGATGTGGTGGATGATCAGCGCCCCCTGCAGGCCGCCGTCATCGCGGTGATGGGGAATCATTCCTATCGCAGCCCGTCGCTGCGAACCGGCATCCTTCCCTATCTGAGTTGCCCCCGCCTGACTCCCCGGGAATATGAGGTGCTCGATCTGCTGGCCAGCGGCATGAGCGACCGGGAGATCGCCCGTTCCCTGGTGGTCAGTGAAGAGACCGCCAGGACGTACACCAAGCGGTTGCTGCAGACCCTCGGTGTCAACAACCGTCTGCAGGCGGTCCTCAAGGGAATGCGTTGCGGCATGATCCAGATCTGA
- a CDS encoding Crp/Fnr family transcriptional regulator: MSQSTPELSTIAALSGSRPTRHVKAGDIIFQPGDHGDVLYGVVSGTIALTWGSELSETVGPGGCFGVGALVDPEHRRFGTATAISDAELLEMDRPEFLFAVQELPMFGLEMLHDLECRLQELKRSVAER; the protein is encoded by the coding sequence ATGAGCCAATCAACTCCCGAGCTCTCCACCATCGCTGCTCTGTCAGGCAGCCGGCCGACGCGGCATGTCAAGGCGGGCGACATCATTTTCCAGCCAGGTGATCATGGTGATGTTCTCTATGGCGTCGTCAGCGGCACCATCGCCCTCACCTGGGGCAGTGAACTCAGCGAAACCGTCGGCCCCGGCGGTTGTTTCGGTGTCGGAGCTCTGGTCGATCCGGAGCACCGCCGCTTCGGCACGGCAACGGCCATCAGCGATGCGGAACTTCTCGAAATGGACAGGCCGGAGTTTCTGTTCGCTGTCCAGGAGCTGCCGATGTTCGGTCTCGAAATGCTGCACGACCTCGAGTGCCGGCTCCAGGAACTGAAGCGCTCTGTGGCGGAGCGCTGA
- a CDS encoding phosphoketolase: MTSTLSGPTAAFATSSDDLHLLDAWWRAANYLAVGMIYLRANPLLREALQPEHIKTRLLGHWGSSPGQAFLWAHANRVIRHHDLDMIYLSGPGHGAPGVLGPTYLDGTYSEVYPDKSRDAAGMARFFKQFSFPGHIGSHCTPETPGSIHEGGELGYVLSHACGAVFDNPDLIALACVGDGEAETGPLATSWHINKFLNPIHDGAVLPVLHLNGYKIANPTLLARIPRSELESLMRGYGWDPLFVEGHEPEAMHRAMAEAMDTAIARIQAIRAEARTSGEAVRPAWPMIVLRSPKGWTGPAALGEKKLEGFWRAHQVPLPDPVHDPLQLRMLEDWLKSYRPWELFDDNGTLRPELQALSPRGQRRMGSNPHANGGLLRRKLRLPQSSDYAVAVPAPGTVEHENTYPLGELLRDAIALNPNAVRVFGPDETASNRLQAIYERSKKVWMEEFLPEDLNGSELSRDGRVVEMLSEHTLVGMMEGYLLTGRYGFFHTYEAFAHVIASMFNQHAKWLESCIHHAPWRAPIGPWTCLISSTVWRQDHNGFTHQDPGFIDLAGNKSGEVVRVYLPADANSLLAVAETALVEPNVCNIIVSDKQKHLQYLSLEEARQHVAKGIGLWGWASNDHHGSEPDEPDVVMACAGDIPTKETLAAVEILRREIPRLRIRVLNVVKLFALTQPSEHPHGLSDRDFDSLFTTDKPVIFNFHGYPWLIHRLTYRRRNHGNFHVRGYKEKGNINTPLELAMNNQIDRYNLVIDVIDRVPGLGSRAAHVKERMKDAILQNREYAHQHGIDAPEIRSWTWSLPVGEA; the protein is encoded by the coding sequence ATGACCAGCACCCTTTCCGGCCCCACCGCGGCATTCGCCACGTCCAGCGACGACCTGCACCTGCTCGACGCCTGGTGGCGGGCCGCCAACTACCTGGCCGTGGGGATGATCTATCTGCGCGCCAATCCGCTCCTGCGGGAAGCGCTGCAGCCGGAGCACATCAAGACACGCCTGCTGGGGCACTGGGGCTCCAGCCCCGGTCAGGCCTTCCTCTGGGCGCACGCCAACCGGGTGATCCGCCATCACGACCTGGACATGATCTACCTGTCCGGGCCCGGTCACGGGGCGCCGGGCGTGCTGGGGCCCACCTACCTCGACGGCACCTACAGCGAGGTGTATCCGGACAAGAGCCGAGATGCCGCGGGGATGGCCCGCTTCTTCAAACAGTTCTCCTTCCCGGGACACATCGGCTCCCACTGCACCCCGGAGACACCGGGGTCGATCCATGAAGGCGGTGAGCTGGGCTACGTGCTGTCGCACGCCTGCGGTGCCGTGTTCGACAACCCCGATCTGATCGCCCTTGCCTGCGTCGGCGACGGAGAAGCCGAGACCGGCCCGCTCGCCACAAGCTGGCACATCAACAAGTTCCTCAACCCGATCCACGACGGTGCGGTGCTGCCTGTGCTGCACCTGAACGGCTACAAGATCGCCAACCCCACCCTGCTGGCCAGGATTCCCCGCTCCGAGCTGGAGAGCCTGATGCGGGGCTACGGCTGGGATCCCCTGTTCGTGGAGGGACACGAACCCGAGGCCATGCACCGCGCCATGGCGGAGGCGATGGACACCGCCATCGCCCGCATCCAGGCGATCCGGGCCGAGGCGCGGACCAGCGGCGAAGCCGTGAGGCCCGCCTGGCCGATGATCGTGCTGCGCTCGCCCAAGGGTTGGACCGGCCCGGCGGCCCTCGGTGAGAAGAAGCTCGAGGGTTTCTGGCGGGCCCATCAGGTGCCGCTGCCGGACCCCGTCCACGATCCCCTGCAGCTGCGGATGCTCGAGGACTGGCTGAAGAGCTATCGCCCCTGGGAGCTGTTTGACGACAACGGCACGCTGCGGCCCGAGCTGCAGGCGCTGTCTCCCCGGGGCCAGCGCCGCATGGGCTCCAACCCCCATGCCAACGGAGGGCTGCTTCGTCGCAAGCTGCGACTGCCCCAGTCGAGCGACTACGCCGTGGCCGTGCCGGCCCCCGGCACGGTGGAGCATGAGAACACCTATCCCCTCGGCGAACTGCTGCGCGATGCCATCGCGCTCAATCCGAATGCCGTGCGTGTGTTCGGTCCGGATGAAACCGCCTCCAACCGACTTCAGGCGATCTACGAACGCAGCAAGAAGGTGTGGATGGAGGAGTTCCTGCCCGAAGACCTCAACGGCAGCGAACTCAGCCGCGATGGCCGGGTGGTGGAGATGCTGAGCGAGCACACGCTGGTGGGGATGATGGAGGGCTACCTGCTCACGGGGCGCTATGGCTTTTTCCACACCTATGAGGCCTTTGCCCATGTGATCGCCTCGATGTTCAATCAGCACGCCAAATGGCTGGAGAGCTGCATCCACCACGCGCCCTGGCGAGCTCCGATCGGTCCCTGGACCTGCCTGATCTCCTCGACTGTCTGGCGCCAGGATCACAATGGCTTCACCCATCAGGATCCAGGCTTCATCGATCTCGCCGGCAACAAGAGCGGCGAGGTGGTGAGGGTCTATCTGCCGGCCGATGCCAATTCACTGCTGGCGGTGGCCGAAACAGCCCTGGTGGAGCCCAATGTGTGCAACATCATCGTGTCCGATAAGCAGAAGCATCTTCAGTACCTCAGCCTCGAGGAGGCCCGCCAGCATGTGGCCAAGGGCATCGGCCTCTGGGGCTGGGCCAGCAACGACCACCACGGCAGCGAACCCGATGAGCCTGATGTGGTGATGGCGTGTGCCGGCGACATCCCCACCAAGGAAACCCTGGCGGCGGTGGAGATCCTGCGCCGCGAGATCCCACGGCTGCGAATCCGCGTGCTGAATGTGGTCAAGCTGTTTGCGCTCACCCAGCCGAGCGAGCATCCCCATGGGCTTTCAGATCGGGATTTCGACTCCCTGTTCACCACCGACAAGCCGGTGATCTTCAATTTCCATGGCTACCCCTGGCTGATCCACCGCCTCACCTATCGGCGTCGCAATCATGGCAACTTCCATGTGCGTGGCTACAAGGAAAAGGGGAACATCAACACGCCTCTCGAGCTGGCCATGAACAATCAGATTGATCGTTACAACCTGGTCATCGACGTCATCGACCGCGTCCCCGGACTCGGTTCGCGCGCGGCGCACGTCAAGGAGCGCATGAAGGATGCCATCCTTCAGAACCGCGAGTATGCCCATCAGCACGGCATCGATGCGCCGGAGATCCGCTCCTGGACCTGGTCCCTGCCGGTCGGCGAAGCCTGA
- a CDS encoding glutamine synthetase III, translated as MPSPQRFAALQAIQQRQPVATAPVQKLSEIWASDVFSLDKMKAALPKEIFKSVQRTIREGSKLDVSVANVVAQAMKEWAVSRGALYYSHVFYPLTNSTAEKHDGFISPQGDGSAITEFTGKLLVQGEPDGSSFPNGGIRSTFEARGYTAWDITSPAYLMETPNGITLCIPTVFVSWTGEALDKKTPLLRSNAAVDRQARRLLSLLGEKDIAPVSSSCGAEQEYFLIDRAYLSLRPDLLLAGRTLFGHPSAKGQQFDDHYFGAIPERVQVFMQEVERSLYRLGIPAKTRHNEVAPSQFEIAPFHEAANVATDHQQLTMTVLRETARKHGMVCLLHEKPFAGINGSGKHVNWSIGNATQGNLLDPGNTPHENLQFLIFCGAVIRGVHLYGPLMRAAIATASNDHRLGANEAPPAIISVYLGSQLEDVFQQIRGGQLSGSAIGGMMDFGIDTLPEFPRDAGDRNRTSPFAFTGNRFEFRAVGSGQSVAGPLVVLNTILADSIAWIADALEARLNQGEPLDQAALAVLQVVMQQHGQVVFGGNGYSEEWHHMAVAERGLENLRTTADALPVLERPAIRELFERTGVLTPVELQSRFEVYAEQYILAIDVEAKLAVQIAQTQIYPAAMRYVGDLSAILQRQSALGVPVSTQLCQRVSALCQTLLECTTSLEEAIASPPHGTEAHLRHAADVLVPRMNRVREVVDELEGLVDDDLWPLPTYQELLFVR; from the coding sequence ATGCCCAGTCCACAGCGCTTCGCCGCTCTCCAGGCCATTCAGCAGCGGCAGCCTGTCGCCACGGCCCCGGTCCAGAAACTCTCCGAGATCTGGGCCAGCGACGTGTTCAGTCTCGACAAGATGAAGGCCGCCCTTCCCAAGGAGATCTTCAAATCGGTGCAACGCACCATCCGCGAGGGCAGCAAGCTTGATGTATCGGTGGCCAATGTGGTGGCCCAGGCGATGAAGGAGTGGGCCGTCAGTCGCGGCGCCCTGTACTACTCCCACGTTTTCTATCCCCTCACCAACTCCACCGCTGAGAAGCACGACGGCTTCATTTCACCTCAGGGTGATGGCAGTGCGATCACCGAGTTCACCGGCAAGCTGCTGGTGCAGGGTGAGCCTGATGGGTCCTCCTTCCCCAACGGCGGGATCCGCTCCACCTTTGAGGCCCGTGGCTACACGGCCTGGGACATCACCAGTCCCGCCTATCTGATGGAGACGCCGAATGGCATCACCCTCTGCATTCCCACGGTCTTCGTGTCGTGGACCGGGGAGGCGCTGGACAAGAAGACTCCCCTGCTGCGCTCCAACGCCGCCGTCGACCGCCAGGCACGCCGTCTGCTGAGTCTGCTGGGGGAGAAGGACATCGCCCCGGTGAGTTCCAGTTGTGGCGCTGAACAGGAATACTTCCTGATCGACCGTGCCTACCTGTCGCTGCGCCCCGACCTGCTGCTGGCCGGTCGCACCCTGTTCGGACATCCTTCGGCCAAAGGGCAACAGTTCGACGACCATTATTTCGGCGCCATTCCGGAGCGCGTTCAGGTGTTCATGCAGGAGGTGGAACGCAGCCTCTATCGCCTGGGCATCCCCGCCAAGACCCGCCACAACGAGGTGGCTCCGTCGCAGTTCGAGATTGCTCCGTTCCATGAGGCGGCCAACGTGGCCACCGATCACCAGCAGCTGACGATGACGGTGCTGCGGGAGACGGCCCGCAAGCACGGCATGGTCTGCCTGTTGCATGAGAAGCCCTTCGCCGGCATCAACGGCAGCGGTAAACATGTCAACTGGTCGATCGGCAATGCCACCCAGGGCAATCTGCTGGATCCAGGCAACACCCCCCACGAGAACCTGCAGTTCCTGATCTTCTGCGGTGCTGTGATCCGTGGCGTGCATCTCTATGGGCCGCTCATGCGGGCGGCGATCGCCACCGCCAGCAATGATCACCGCCTCGGCGCCAACGAAGCGCCACCTGCGATCATCTCGGTGTATCTCGGCAGCCAGCTCGAAGATGTCTTCCAGCAGATCCGCGGCGGCCAGCTCAGTGGCTCGGCGATCGGCGGAATGATGGATTTCGGCATCGACACCTTGCCTGAATTCCCCCGCGACGCCGGCGATCGCAACCGCACCTCCCCGTTCGCCTTCACCGGCAATCGCTTCGAATTCCGGGCCGTCGGTTCGGGACAGTCGGTGGCCGGTCCACTGGTGGTGCTGAACACGATCCTGGCCGATTCGATCGCCTGGATCGCCGATGCGCTCGAGGCGCGCCTGAACCAGGGAGAGCCCCTGGATCAGGCCGCCCTGGCGGTGCTGCAGGTGGTGATGCAGCAGCACGGCCAGGTGGTCTTCGGCGGCAACGGCTATTCCGAGGAATGGCACCACATGGCGGTTGCGGAGCGCGGTCTGGAGAATCTGCGCACCACTGCCGACGCCCTGCCGGTGCTGGAGCGGCCCGCCATCCGCGAGCTGTTCGAGCGCACCGGCGTGCTCACGCCGGTCGAGCTGCAGAGCCGCTTCGAGGTCTACGCCGAGCAGTACATCCTGGCGATTGACGTCGAGGCCAAGCTCGCAGTCCAGATCGCCCAGACCCAGATCTACCCCGCCGCGATGCGGTACGTGGGCGATCTCTCCGCGATCCTCCAGCGTCAGAGCGCGCTGGGTGTGCCTGTATCAACCCAGCTCTGCCAACGGGTGTCGGCGCTCTGCCAGACCCTGCTCGAGTGCACGACCTCCCTCGAGGAGGCCATCGCCAGCCCGCCCCACGGAACCGAGGCCCATCTGCGCCATGCCGCTGATGTGCTGGTGCCGCGCATGAACCGCGTCCGGGAGGTGGTCGATGAGCTCGAAGGGCTGGTGGATGATGACCTCTGGCCCCTGCCCACCTACCAGGAGCTGCTGTTCGTGCGCTGA
- the arsS gene encoding arsenosugar biosynthesis radical SAM (seleno)protein ArsS (Some members of this family are selenoproteins.), with protein MSQSLSERRPANEGAHPFPKLRRGALTTLQVNLGYRCNQSCSHCHVGAGPHRRESMDAGTLALIPAVLEARRLSCLDITGGAPELHPGFRDLVRRVRGQGVEVIDRCNLTILSEPGQEDLAEFLAGEGVQVVASLPCYLEDNVDRQRGDGVFERSIAGLRRLNALGYGHENSPLQLHLVFNPQGPQLPPEQQQLEHDYKKVLAERHGVMFHRLFALANMPIQRFAASLRASGEHDRYMELLRGAHRSTNLDAVMCRNLISVDWRGEIHDCDFNQMLDLSLHPEALSGRGGRRARLEDLLQTDPLGDPIQVGDHCWGCTAGHGSSCGGALS; from the coding sequence ATGAGTCAGAGCCTCTCCGAGAGACGTCCCGCGAACGAAGGGGCTCATCCTTTCCCGAAGCTGCGCCGCGGTGCGCTGACAACCCTGCAGGTGAATCTGGGCTATCGATGCAACCAGAGCTGCAGCCACTGCCACGTCGGCGCCGGTCCCCATCGCCGCGAAAGCATGGACGCCGGGACCCTGGCGCTGATCCCTGCGGTGCTGGAGGCGCGCCGACTCAGCTGCCTGGACATCACCGGCGGTGCTCCCGAACTGCATCCCGGGTTCCGGGACCTGGTGCGCCGGGTGCGCGGTCAGGGGGTGGAGGTGATCGATCGCTGCAACCTGACGATCCTGAGCGAGCCGGGACAGGAGGATCTGGCGGAGTTCCTGGCGGGAGAGGGGGTACAGGTGGTGGCCTCGCTGCCCTGCTACCTGGAGGACAACGTCGACCGCCAGCGCGGCGATGGCGTCTTCGAGCGGAGCATCGCCGGCCTGCGGCGGCTGAACGCGCTGGGCTACGGCCACGAGAACTCGCCCCTGCAGCTGCATCTCGTGTTCAACCCCCAGGGCCCCCAGCTGCCTCCGGAGCAGCAACAACTGGAACACGACTACAAGAAGGTTCTGGCCGAGCGCCACGGAGTGATGTTCCATCGCCTCTTCGCCCTGGCCAACATGCCGATTCAGCGTTTTGCCGCGAGCCTGCGGGCCAGCGGCGAGCATGACCGCTACATGGAACTGCTGCGCGGTGCCCACCGGAGCACCAACCTGGATGCGGTGATGTGCCGCAACCTGATCAGCGTCGACTGGCGCGGCGAGATCCACGATTGCGATTTCAACCAGATGCTTGATCTGAGTCTCCACCCGGAGGCTCTGTCAGGCCGTGGCGGGCGGCGCGCCCGACTTGAGGATCTGCTGCAGACGGATCCCCTGGGCGATCCGATTCAGGTCGGAGACCATTGCTGGGGCTGCACGGCCGGTCATGGCTCGAGCTGCGGTGGTGCACTCAGCTGA
- a CDS encoding Hepatitis C virus core protein produces MSLPTTSTSPSTLSASSLDPPRGYRPLAWLGLVSNILVIPMTLVVILADPNWRTAHIAVGAGALLPCATVGIIASVALLQWRHWGQVLAIVALSLSLAVALPYGIVRLVLDPAQRPLLGLVTPLIWSVNTAALVFWCRPAVRRYLR; encoded by the coding sequence ATGAGCCTCCCCACCACCAGCACGAGCCCCTCCACCCTGAGCGCCAGCAGCCTGGATCCACCCCGGGGCTATCGCCCTCTGGCCTGGCTCGGTCTCGTCTCCAACATCCTGGTCATCCCCATGACGCTGGTGGTGATCCTGGCCGATCCCAACTGGCGCACGGCTCACATCGCGGTCGGGGCCGGCGCGCTGCTTCCCTGCGCCACCGTCGGGATCATCGCCTCGGTGGCCCTGCTGCAATGGCGTCACTGGGGGCAGGTGCTCGCGATCGTGGCTCTGTCGTTGAGCCTGGCCGTGGCCCTTCCCTACGGCATCGTGCGCCTGGTGCTCGACCCGGCCCAGCGCCCGCTTCTGGGACTGGTCACCCCTCTGATCTGGAGCGTCAACACGGCGGCTCTGGTCTTCTGGTGCCGCCCTGCGGTGCGGCGCTACCTCCGCTGA
- a CDS encoding EAL domain-containing protein — MIRSLSLLRSWLKEERRLLPRSARPGWIALGTLGLLSVLLIVESHRRHAQIRSAQERQRLEQLELVDAALGDLSRTVFDWARWDDSLQFVQGRNPSFVQRDIAESSLFAAGGVMVVIDRGGRPLVSFSEAGIDHPADRPLQQCSLANLSSLTSLSSAVKLFCPGAEGHPYLGVLTQISNNDSTAAAEGSMVMFEPLVGPDQGPRLRVQLEALATQLVSGGSGEQLSLPGSIRLYGPDGGLIGLRPLASLTPLVHSLRDDLLLVLGLLAPLLLIRMQLTLAHRRQRLVTLHRERRVTERIRRVCKQLDGLLARSGASDQRLSAPQRVMERLLRAEDPPPPRESTAHPLALERRLDAFARRFQHFLDGAHNLALLDQLTQLPNRRFFIEQLALEVERHQREQQPIALLFVDIDRFKELNDSFGHSIGDCALVLVAQRLRTLVGLHDFLARYGGDEFVILHHLEHVAIGDYENQHKNSLRFAERIAAAFLDPVDLDGVSTELNLSLGITLLRPDLSSPEAAMQQCDLAMLRAKQNKHNRIAIFDLDHSDARDSDYELYTDLLRAIRDQELSVLFQPIVDTEGQPRAVEALARWQNPCRGWVSPEQFLTLAERHRQTLRLSEALLRQALIGYKAIPMGAERPLNLSFNITPTELEDPSLVSRILRQLELHDVAPAQLTLELTERGILEGSAIVQDNLRHLRLHDIRLSLDDFGTGYSSLSLLSQLQPDEVKIDRCFVMAMQQDPYALQIITLLARMAPALGFQLVAEGVEDRVSFERLRDLGIQRFQGYWFARPLASAAVDAFSALPPAACV, encoded by the coding sequence ATGATCCGCTCCCTGTCGCTGCTGCGGTCCTGGCTGAAGGAAGAGCGTCGGCTGTTGCCCCGCTCCGCTCGACCTGGGTGGATCGCCCTCGGCACCCTGGGCCTGCTGAGCGTGCTGCTCATCGTCGAGAGCCATCGGCGGCATGCACAGATCAGATCCGCACAGGAACGCCAGCGGCTGGAGCAGCTGGAGCTGGTGGATGCCGCGCTCGGCGATCTCAGCCGCACCGTGTTCGACTGGGCGCGCTGGGACGATTCCCTTCAGTTCGTTCAGGGCCGCAATCCGTCGTTCGTGCAGCGGGACATCGCCGAGTCCTCCCTGTTCGCCGCCGGTGGCGTGATGGTGGTGATCGATCGCGGCGGCCGGCCTCTCGTGAGCTTCAGCGAAGCGGGGATCGATCATCCCGCTGACCGTCCGTTGCAGCAGTGCAGCCTGGCGAATCTGTCCTCCCTGACATCGCTGAGCAGCGCGGTGAAGCTCTTCTGCCCAGGAGCAGAGGGCCATCCCTATCTCGGTGTGCTGACCCAGATCAGCAACAACGACAGCACCGCAGCGGCTGAGGGCTCCATGGTGATGTTCGAACCGCTGGTGGGACCAGATCAGGGCCCAAGGCTCCGCGTGCAATTGGAGGCCCTGGCAACACAGCTGGTCAGTGGTGGCTCGGGCGAACAGCTCTCGCTCCCTGGTTCGATCCGTCTGTACGGCCCTGATGGAGGGCTGATCGGATTAAGGCCACTCGCCAGCCTGACCCCACTGGTGCACTCGCTGCGCGACGACCTGCTGCTGGTGCTCGGGCTGCTGGCGCCCTTGCTGCTGATCCGCATGCAGCTCACCCTGGCCCACCGCCGGCAGCGCCTGGTCACCCTGCATCGGGAACGGCGGGTGACCGAGCGCATCCGACGTGTCTGCAAGCAGCTGGACGGCTTGCTGGCTCGCTCAGGCGCGTCCGATCAACGGCTCTCGGCGCCACAGCGGGTGATGGAGCGGCTGCTGCGCGCCGAGGATCCCCCTCCTCCACGCGAGTCGACCGCCCATCCTCTGGCCCTGGAACGACGCCTCGATGCCTTCGCCAGGCGCTTTCAGCACTTTCTCGATGGCGCCCACAATCTGGCGCTGCTGGATCAGCTCACCCAGCTTCCGAACCGACGCTTCTTCATCGAGCAGCTGGCCCTGGAGGTGGAGCGCCATCAACGGGAGCAGCAACCGATCGCGCTGCTGTTCGTCGACATCGACCGTTTCAAGGAGCTCAATGACAGCTTCGGGCATTCCATCGGTGATTGCGCCCTGGTGCTGGTCGCGCAGCGCCTCAGAACACTCGTCGGCCTGCATGACTTTCTGGCACGCTATGGCGGCGATGAATTCGTGATTCTTCATCACCTCGAGCATGTCGCCATTGGTGATTATGAAAACCAGCACAAGAACAGTCTGCGCTTCGCTGAGCGCATCGCCGCCGCCTTTCTGGACCCCGTGGATCTGGACGGTGTATCCACTGAACTGAATCTCAGCCTCGGCATCACCCTGCTGCGCCCCGACCTGTCCAGTCCGGAAGCCGCGATGCAGCAGTGCGACCTGGCCATGCTGCGCGCCAAACAGAACAAGCACAACCGCATCGCGATCTTCGACCTGGATCACTCCGATGCACGCGACAGCGACTACGAGCTGTACACCGACCTGCTGCGGGCGATCCGCGATCAGGAGCTCTCGGTTCTGTTTCAGCCGATCGTCGACACGGAGGGTCAGCCCCGGGCTGTTGAGGCGCTGGCCCGCTGGCAGAATCCTTGCCGAGGCTGGGTGTCTCCAGAGCAGTTCCTCACGCTGGCTGAGCGCCATCGTCAGACTCTGCGGCTTTCCGAGGCACTGCTGCGCCAGGCCCTGATCGGGTACAAAGCCATTCCCATGGGCGCGGAAAGGCCCCTGAACCTGTCGTTCAACATCACCCCCACCGAGCTCGAAGATCCGAGCCTCGTCAGCCGCATCCTGCGTCAGCTCGAGCTGCACGACGTCGCACCGGCCCAGTTGACGCTTGAGCTCACCGAACGGGGCATTCTCGAGGGCTCAGCCATCGTTCAGGACAATCTTCGCCACCTGCGTCTGCATGACATCCGCCTCTCCCTCGATGATTTCGGCACGGGCTATTCGTCGCTCAGCCTGCTCAGTCAACTGCAGCCTGATGAAGTGAAGATCGATCGCTGCTTCGTGATGGCGATGCAGCAGGATCCCTACGCCCTGCAGATCATCACCCTGCTTGCGCGTATGGCGCCAGCACTGGGCTTTCAGCTGGTCGCCGAGGGAGTGGAGGATCGGGTCAGCTTCGAGCGCCTTCGGGATCTCGGCATCCAACGGTTCCAGGGTTACTGGTTCGCCAGGCCGCTGGCCTCCGCTGCGGTGGATGCGTTTTCGGCACTGCCGCCCGCTGCCTGCGTCTGA